The region TTACCAAAGGCGAAGGAACGCCCGGCCACGATCCACGCGGCCATGCGCTACAGCGTCTTCGCCGGAGGGAAACGCCTGAGGCCCGTGCTCTGTCTTGCGGCGGCGGAGGCTTGTGGTGGTGAAGTCTCAAACGCCCTCGCTCCGGCCTGCGCGGTGGAACTGATGCACACCTATTCTTTGGTTCATGACGATCTCCCCGCGATGGACGATGACGACCTGCGCCGCGGACGCCCGACCTGCCACAAGGTCTATGGCGAGGGCATGGCCGTCCTTTGCGGCGACGCCCTTCTCACGGAAGCCTTCATCGTGCTCGCGAAAGCCCCGGCGACCAAACGCTACGGCACGCGCGAGTTCATCGCCGAGCTGGCGGAAACCGGCGGCAGCCGCAAGCTCATCGGCGGCCAGGTGATGGACCTTGAAGGCGAAGGAAAAAAACTCACCAAACGCGACCTGGTCCGCATCCATGAGGCGAAGACCGCCGCACTGCTCACCACCTCGCTGCGCCTCGGCGGCATGTCCGCCAATGCGACCCCGGCGAAACTCGACGCCCTGACGAAATTCGGCTACGCGCTCGGGCTGGCTTTCCAGGTGATCGACGACATCCTGGATGTCACCCAAAGCACCGAAGTGCTGGGCAAGACAGCGGGCAAGGACGAAGCGGTGGAGAAATCCACCTATCCGGCGATTCTCGGGCTCGATGCCTCGCGCAAGGAGGCCGCGAAGCTAACGAGATCCGCCATGGAAGCGCTGAAACCGCTTGGTAAAAAGGCGGCCCGGCTGGAAGAGATCGCCGCTTACTTGCTCAAGCGGGAATATTGAGGGTTGGGGGCGAGGGGAGAGCCGGCCTACCCGGCCCTCCCGCGCCATCTGAAATTCTCAATGCCCC is a window of Luteolibacter yonseiensis DNA encoding:
- a CDS encoding polyprenyl synthetase family protein, with the translated sequence MDLKTYLKTTASEVDAAMDSFLPKAKERPATIHAAMRYSVFAGGKRLRPVLCLAAAEACGGEVSNALAPACAVELMHTYSLVHDDLPAMDDDDLRRGRPTCHKVYGEGMAVLCGDALLTEAFIVLAKAPATKRYGTREFIAELAETGGSRKLIGGQVMDLEGEGKKLTKRDLVRIHEAKTAALLTTSLRLGGMSANATPAKLDALTKFGYALGLAFQVIDDILDVTQSTEVLGKTAGKDEAVEKSTYPAILGLDASRKEAAKLTRSAMEALKPLGKKAARLEEIAAYLLKREY